In Cyprinus carpio isolate SPL01 chromosome B7, ASM1834038v1, whole genome shotgun sequence, a genomic segment contains:
- the LOC109069481 gene encoding heterogeneous nuclear ribonucleoprotein C-like isoform X1: MEHSPTTSSLMASNVTNKTDQRSLNSRVFIGNLNTMLVTKADVEAIFSKYGKIVGCSVHKGFAFVQYANERNARAAVGGEDGRMIVGQVLDINLAGEPKPHRSNTIKRSAGDMYSSSFDLDYDFQRDYYDRMYSYPSRVPPPPPPPLSRPVIPSKRARVSVSAGGSRRTKSSFSSKSSQRTSRTMRVDDLQTIKKELTQIKHKVDYLLESLERMERDHSKKSEVKSTKPDDVSPQHSSGKKERESSEMNDYEDEGDLLEEEEIKSRGREDDDEEEEGEQEEGEDDGDSANGDHS, translated from the exons ATGGA ACATTCCCCCACAACCAGCAGCCTGATGGCCAGCAACGTCACCAACAAGACGGATCAGCGTTCGCTGAACTCTCGGGTCTTCATCGGGAACCTCAACACCATGCTGGTGACCAAGGCTGACGTGGAGGCCATCTTCAGTAAGTACGGGAAGATTGTGGGCTGCTCAGTGCACAAAGGCTTTGCCTTCGTCCAGTACGCCAACGAGAGGAACGCCAGAGCGGCAGTCGGGGGTGAAGATGGGAGGATGATCGTCGGACAGGTGCTCG ATATTAATCTGGCTGGTGAGCCAAAACCCCATCGGTCAAACACTATTAAGCGCTCTGCAGGAGATATGTAcag TTCTTCATTTGATCTGGACTATGACTTTCAGAGAGATTACTATGACAG gatgtaCTCGTACCCGTCTCGTGttcccccccctcctcctcctccgctcTCGCGGCCGGTGATTCCCTCCAAACGGGCGCGAGTGAGCGTGAGCGCCGGCGGCAGCCGCAGAACCAAGAGCAGCTTCTCCTCTAAGAGCAGCCAGCGCACGTCCCGTACCA TGAGAGTTGATGATCTACAAACTATTAAGAAGGAACTGACTCAGATTAAACACAAAGTGGACTATCTGCTGGAGAGCCTGGAGCGCATGGAGAGAGACCACAGCAAGAAATCAG AGGTGAAGAGCACTAAACCAGATGACGTCTCACCACAACACTCCAGCGGCAAGAAAGAGCGCGAGAGCTCAGAAATGAATGACTACGAGGACGAGGGAGACCTgctggaggaagaggag ATCAAGAGTCGAGGAAgggaggatgatgatgaggaagaggaaggtGAGCAGGAGGAAGGCGAGGACGATGGAGACAGCGCCAACGGAGACCATTCTTAA
- the LOC109069481 gene encoding heterogeneous nuclear ribonucleoprotein C-like isoform X2, whose protein sequence is MASNVTNKTDQRSLNSRVFIGNLNTMLVTKADVEAIFSKYGKIVGCSVHKGFAFVQYANERNARAAVGGEDGRMIVGQVLDINLAGEPKPHRSNTIKRSAGDMYSSSFDLDYDFQRDYYDRMYSYPSRVPPPPPPPLSRPVIPSKRARVSVSAGGSRRTKSSFSSKSSQRTSRTMRVDDLQTIKKELTQIKHKVDYLLESLERMERDHSKKSEVKSTKPDDVSPQHSSGKKERESSEMNDYEDEGDLLEEEEIKSRGREDDDEEEEGEQEEGEDDGDSANGDHS, encoded by the exons ATGGCCAGCAACGTCACCAACAAGACGGATCAGCGTTCGCTGAACTCTCGGGTCTTCATCGGGAACCTCAACACCATGCTGGTGACCAAGGCTGACGTGGAGGCCATCTTCAGTAAGTACGGGAAGATTGTGGGCTGCTCAGTGCACAAAGGCTTTGCCTTCGTCCAGTACGCCAACGAGAGGAACGCCAGAGCGGCAGTCGGGGGTGAAGATGGGAGGATGATCGTCGGACAGGTGCTCG ATATTAATCTGGCTGGTGAGCCAAAACCCCATCGGTCAAACACTATTAAGCGCTCTGCAGGAGATATGTAcag TTCTTCATTTGATCTGGACTATGACTTTCAGAGAGATTACTATGACAG gatgtaCTCGTACCCGTCTCGTGttcccccccctcctcctcctccgctcTCGCGGCCGGTGATTCCCTCCAAACGGGCGCGAGTGAGCGTGAGCGCCGGCGGCAGCCGCAGAACCAAGAGCAGCTTCTCCTCTAAGAGCAGCCAGCGCACGTCCCGTACCA TGAGAGTTGATGATCTACAAACTATTAAGAAGGAACTGACTCAGATTAAACACAAAGTGGACTATCTGCTGGAGAGCCTGGAGCGCATGGAGAGAGACCACAGCAAGAAATCAG AGGTGAAGAGCACTAAACCAGATGACGTCTCACCACAACACTCCAGCGGCAAGAAAGAGCGCGAGAGCTCAGAAATGAATGACTACGAGGACGAGGGAGACCTgctggaggaagaggag ATCAAGAGTCGAGGAAgggaggatgatgatgaggaagaggaaggtGAGCAGGAGGAAGGCGAGGACGATGGAGACAGCGCCAACGGAGACCATTCTTAA
- the LOC109069481 gene encoding heterogeneous nuclear ribonucleoprotein C-like isoform X3: MEHSPTTSSLMASNVTNKTDQRSLNSRVFIGNLNTMLVTKADVEAIFNINLAGEPKPHRSNTIKRSAGDMYSSSFDLDYDFQRDYYDRMYSYPSRVPPPPPPPLSRPVIPSKRARVSVSAGGSRRTKSSFSSKSSQRTSRTMRVDDLQTIKKELTQIKHKVDYLLESLERMERDHSKKSEVKSTKPDDVSPQHSSGKKERESSEMNDYEDEGDLLEEEEIKSRGREDDDEEEEGEQEEGEDDGDSANGDHS; the protein is encoded by the exons ATGGA ACATTCCCCCACAACCAGCAGCCTGATGGCCAGCAACGTCACCAACAAGACGGATCAGCGTTCGCTGAACTCTCGGGTCTTCATCGGGAACCTCAACACCATGCTGGTGACCAAGGCTGACGTGGAGGCCATCTTCA ATATTAATCTGGCTGGTGAGCCAAAACCCCATCGGTCAAACACTATTAAGCGCTCTGCAGGAGATATGTAcag TTCTTCATTTGATCTGGACTATGACTTTCAGAGAGATTACTATGACAG gatgtaCTCGTACCCGTCTCGTGttcccccccctcctcctcctccgctcTCGCGGCCGGTGATTCCCTCCAAACGGGCGCGAGTGAGCGTGAGCGCCGGCGGCAGCCGCAGAACCAAGAGCAGCTTCTCCTCTAAGAGCAGCCAGCGCACGTCCCGTACCA TGAGAGTTGATGATCTACAAACTATTAAGAAGGAACTGACTCAGATTAAACACAAAGTGGACTATCTGCTGGAGAGCCTGGAGCGCATGGAGAGAGACCACAGCAAGAAATCAG AGGTGAAGAGCACTAAACCAGATGACGTCTCACCACAACACTCCAGCGGCAAGAAAGAGCGCGAGAGCTCAGAAATGAATGACTACGAGGACGAGGGAGACCTgctggaggaagaggag ATCAAGAGTCGAGGAAgggaggatgatgatgaggaagaggaaggtGAGCAGGAGGAAGGCGAGGACGATGGAGACAGCGCCAACGGAGACCATTCTTAA